The proteins below are encoded in one region of Pseudomonas entomophila L48:
- the gspM gene encoding type II secretion system protein GspM encodes MSIKARINGLRGQARQRWQALAPRERRAVALAGAVLGSFFCWQVLVAPALTRIEHWNTETPKLRSQAQALDALLGQRSADLAGALAQSLDEAGLRAHSQLDAEGDGWHLAWRQAPAEPAMAWLQRIPPRLGLTIGQLSLRRDPGAGTGPVTFSGTLRMDQAHGAKDPS; translated from the coding sequence ATGTCGATTAAGGCGCGCATCAACGGCCTGCGCGGGCAGGCGCGGCAGCGTTGGCAAGCCTTGGCCCCGCGTGAGCGGCGTGCCGTGGCGCTGGCCGGCGCGGTGCTGGGCAGCTTCTTCTGCTGGCAAGTACTGGTGGCGCCGGCGCTCACCCGTATTGAGCACTGGAACACTGAAACCCCAAAGCTGCGCAGCCAGGCCCAGGCCCTGGATGCTTTGCTTGGGCAACGCTCGGCCGACCTTGCCGGCGCCCTGGCGCAGAGCCTGGACGAAGCCGGCCTGCGCGCGCATTCACAACTCGACGCCGAGGGCGACGGCTGGCACCTGGCCTGGCGGCAGGCCCCGGCCGAACCGGCCATGGCCTGGTTGCAGCGCATTCCCCCGCGCCTGGGGCTCACCATCGGCCAACTGAGCTTGCGCCGCGACCCGGGTGCCGGCACCGGCCCGGTGACGTTTTCCGGAACCCTTCGCATGGATCAGGCGCACGGCGCTAAGGACCCTTCATGA
- a CDS encoding DUF1963 domain-containing protein: protein MKRLRFKATLADLAEPHAGGGCLLPDDRYWPVDSKGDPQLHLMTIPTAWVEEGSEGWLSFFTPYDREDTYLHWETLTSEAGNASVVLLHDNSGTASSGGHDALSPARTIQLELTDEPERCRQFTSRVSQHIAWLKGREQVEGHACRMMVNGDDFDVGLAGAPGVFSDGVVYVFLSTDFHTQCRPGTCGLLTFQFS, encoded by the coding sequence ATGAAGCGACTGAGGTTCAAGGCAACCCTGGCCGATCTTGCCGAGCCCCATGCGGGAGGCGGCTGTTTGCTGCCTGATGATCGGTACTGGCCCGTCGACAGCAAAGGCGACCCACAGCTCCACCTGATGACGATTCCCACCGCCTGGGTTGAAGAGGGCAGTGAGGGTTGGTTGTCGTTCTTTACGCCCTACGATCGGGAAGACACTTACCTGCACTGGGAAACACTCACAAGCGAAGCGGGTAATGCCTCGGTCGTGCTCCTTCACGATAACAGCGGCACCGCTAGCAGTGGTGGCCATGACGCACTCTCGCCCGCGCGCACGATCCAGTTGGAACTCACGGACGAACCTGAACGCTGCCGGCAATTCACGTCTCGCGTGAGCCAGCACATTGCCTGGCTGAAGGGCCGCGAGCAGGTTGAAGGGCACGCATGCCGAATGATGGTCAATGGCGATGATTTCGATGTGGGGCTTGCCGGGGCACCGGGGGTCTTTTCCGATGGCGTGGTCTATGTGTTCTTGAGTACTGACTTCCACACGCAATGCAGGCCAGGCACGTGCGGCCTGCTGACGTTCCAGTTTTCGTGA
- a CDS encoding DUF7660 family protein has product MLEERILVENKSDLVSLIFSLVKDLRENPEAWQNGDLVSYLEAMAAWVEDMDGYYENTHQAQPECAALNVVADMLMAARVYE; this is encoded by the coding sequence ATGTTGGAAGAACGTATTCTGGTTGAGAATAAAAGTGACCTTGTCAGTCTGATATTTTCTTTGGTGAAAGACCTGAGGGAGAATCCTGAAGCGTGGCAGAATGGGGACTTGGTGAGTTACCTCGAGGCGATGGCGGCTTGGGTAGAAGATATGGACGGGTACTATGAGAACACCCATCAAGCGCAGCCTGAATGTGCGGCATTGAACGTGGTTGCAGATATGCTGATGGCTGCGAGAGTTTACGAATGA
- the mexE gene encoding multidrug efflux RND transporter periplasmic adaptor subunit MexE, protein MDHSLKPLRFPLAALAVVVLSACGRTPDAVQAPAAPKVSVAKVIEQPINEWDEFTGRLEAPETVEVRPRVSGQIDQVAFTEGAQVKKGDLLFQIDPRPFQAEVRRLEAQLQQAKATAVRSANEASRGERLRDSNAISAELAESRTSAAAEARAGVDAIQAQLDLARLNLSFTRVTAPISGRVSRAQFTAGNIVTADVTPLTSVVSTDKVYAYFDADERVYLKYSQLARDGQRGQSTPVYLGLTNETGNPHLGQMNFVDNQVNPRTGTIRGRAVFDNRDGQFTPGLYARLKLVGSAQYDAVLINDEAVGTDLGKKFVLVMDKDNKAAYRAVELGPKLEGLRIVRSGLGKDDRIVVKGLQRVRPGSPVTPEETPMASEQTLAALAQQRQALEASNPAPKVAGTNEKVASAQAPRG, encoded by the coding sequence ATGGATCACTCACTCAAACCCTTGCGCTTCCCGCTCGCTGCCCTGGCAGTGGTGGTGCTCAGCGCTTGCGGTCGCACCCCCGACGCCGTGCAGGCTCCCGCCGCGCCCAAGGTCAGCGTAGCCAAGGTGATCGAGCAACCGATCAACGAATGGGACGAGTTCACCGGCCGCCTCGAGGCGCCGGAAACCGTCGAGGTGCGCCCGCGCGTCTCCGGCCAGATCGACCAGGTGGCCTTCACCGAAGGCGCCCAGGTCAAGAAAGGCGACCTGCTGTTCCAGATCGACCCGCGCCCGTTCCAGGCTGAAGTTCGCCGCCTCGAAGCCCAACTGCAACAAGCCAAGGCCACCGCCGTGCGCAGCGCCAACGAAGCCAGCCGTGGCGAGCGTCTGCGCGACAGCAACGCCATCTCCGCGGAGCTGGCCGAGTCGCGCACCAGCGCCGCCGCCGAGGCCCGCGCCGGGGTCGACGCGATCCAGGCACAGCTCGACCTGGCCCGCCTGAACCTGAGCTTCACCCGCGTCACCGCGCCCATCAGCGGCCGCGTCAGCCGCGCCCAGTTCACCGCCGGCAACATCGTCACGGCCGATGTCACCCCGCTGACCAGCGTGGTTTCCACCGACAAGGTGTACGCCTACTTCGACGCCGACGAGCGCGTGTACCTCAAGTACAGCCAGCTCGCCCGCGACGGCCAGCGCGGCCAGAGCACCCCGGTGTACCTGGGCCTGACCAACGAAACCGGCAACCCGCACCTGGGCCAGATGAACTTCGTCGACAACCAGGTCAACCCGCGCACCGGCACCATCCGTGGCCGCGCCGTGTTCGACAACCGCGACGGCCAGTTCACCCCAGGCCTGTACGCACGCCTGAAGCTGGTCGGCAGCGCCCAGTACGACGCCGTGCTGATCAACGACGAAGCGGTCGGCACGGACCTTGGCAAGAAGTTCGTGCTGGTGATGGACAAGGACAACAAGGCCGCCTACCGCGCCGTGGAACTGGGGCCCAAGCTCGAAGGCCTGCGCATCGTGCGCAGCGGCCTGGGCAAGGATGACCGCATCGTGGTCAAGGGCCTGCAGCGCGTGCGCCCTGGCTCGCCGGTCACCCCGGAGGAAACGCCGATGGCCAGCGAGCAGACCCTCGCCGCCCTCGCCCAGCAGCGCCAGGCCCTGGAGGCCAGCAACCCGGCGCCGAAAGTGGCCGGCACCAATGAAAAAGTCGCCAGCGCCCAGGCGCCGCGCGGTTAA
- the gspG gene encoding type II secretion system major pseudopilin GspG, producing the protein MQIARRSARGRRFRQQGFTLIEIMVVVVILGILAAMVVPKVLDRPDQARATAARQDIAGLMQALKLYRLDNGGYPNQNQGLKVLVEKPAQVKDGQWRAYLDRLPNDPWGRPYQYLNPGANGEIDVFSLGADGQAGGDGVNTDLGSWQL; encoded by the coding sequence ATGCAGATCGCCCGTCGCAGCGCCAGAGGCCGCCGTTTTCGCCAGCAGGGCTTCACCCTGATCGAGATCATGGTGGTGGTGGTGATCCTCGGGATTCTCGCGGCAATGGTGGTGCCCAAGGTGCTCGACCGCCCCGACCAGGCCCGCGCCACGGCGGCGCGCCAGGACATCGCCGGGCTGATGCAGGCGCTCAAGCTCTACCGCCTGGACAACGGCGGCTACCCGAACCAGAACCAGGGCCTGAAGGTCCTGGTGGAAAAGCCGGCCCAGGTCAAGGACGGCCAATGGCGCGCCTACCTCGACCGCCTGCCCAATGACCCGTGGGGGCGCCCGTACCAGTACCTGAACCCCGGCGCCAACGGCGAGATCGATGTGTTCTCCCTCGGCGCCGACGGCCAGGCCGGTGGCGACGGGGTGAACACCGACCTCGGCTCCTGGCAGTTGTGA
- the gspL gene encoding type II secretion system protein GspL, with protein sequence MNTLLDVQLPPLAELAPASSLDYRLSDRQGHTLATGNAERAQLLREAKGAGWRLHLHEDDSLALAVALPPLTGKRLSAAVRCAVQGLVLGDIGQVHVAHGPRQGNGQVAVAWLGLAQLVHLQDWLQAGRIRPQGVFTQPAEDRPVVDLGGGLQGPAHSLDVGRVVAVWSVAVLVWCLGLNLHAMQLASEGEQLRARMVTQVRTAFPHLPVVLNPLQQTRQQLQSGQGAMGTGLVALLDGAGKAMPFLAGNVAALDYADGELRITPLAEGRKAPADMAWQTQLAAQGIEASAGEQGWTLRAGGAASEALAHVD encoded by the coding sequence ATGAACACGCTACTGGACGTTCAACTGCCACCGCTGGCCGAGCTTGCGCCGGCGTCGAGCCTCGACTATCGCCTGAGCGATCGCCAGGGTCACACCTTGGCCACCGGCAACGCCGAGCGTGCGCAACTGCTGCGCGAAGCCAAGGGCGCCGGCTGGCGCCTGCACCTGCACGAGGACGACAGCCTGGCCTTGGCCGTCGCCTTGCCGCCGCTCACGGGCAAGCGCTTGAGCGCGGCGGTGCGCTGTGCGGTGCAGGGGCTGGTGCTGGGTGATATCGGGCAGGTTCATGTGGCCCACGGGCCGCGCCAGGGCAATGGCCAGGTGGCGGTGGCCTGGCTTGGGCTGGCGCAGTTGGTTCACTTGCAGGATTGGTTGCAGGCCGGACGGATCCGGCCGCAAGGGGTGTTCACGCAGCCTGCGGAGGATCGGCCGGTGGTGGACCTGGGCGGTGGCTTGCAGGGGCCAGCCCACTCCTTGGATGTGGGACGGGTCGTGGCGGTGTGGAGTGTGGCGGTGCTCGTCTGGTGCCTCGGTTTGAACCTGCATGCCATGCAACTGGCCAGCGAAGGCGAACAATTGCGGGCGCGCATGGTGACCCAGGTGCGCACGGCGTTCCCGCACTTGCCGGTGGTACTCAACCCGTTGCAACAAACGCGTCAGCAGTTGCAGAGCGGGCAGGGCGCCATGGGCACCGGGTTGGTGGCGCTGCTCGATGGCGCAGGCAAGGCCATGCCGTTTCTCGCCGGCAATGTCGCGGCGCTGGACTACGCCGACGGCGAGCTGCGCATCACTCCTTTAGCCGAGGGACGCAAGGCGCCCGCAGACATGGCCTGGCAAACGCAACTCGCCGCCCAGGGCATCGAGGCCAGCGCTGGCGAACAAGGCTGGACATTGCGCGCTGGCGGCGCCGCGAGCGAGGCCCTGGCCCATGTCGATTAA
- the gspI gene encoding type II secretion system minor pseudopilin GspI encodes MRNRQAGFTLIEVLVALTIVAVAMAAAVRATGLMTQGNGLLRDKSLALLAAQGRLAEVRLEGAPKPGVRQVECDQGRLRLRCEQRVVRLAGEGVEVSVQVFDRDREGGALARLQTVMVVGG; translated from the coding sequence GTGCGTAACCGCCAGGCGGGTTTTACCCTGATTGAGGTGCTGGTGGCCTTGACCATCGTCGCGGTGGCCATGGCCGCTGCCGTGCGCGCGACCGGGCTGATGACCCAGGGGAATGGGCTGCTGCGGGACAAGTCGCTGGCGTTGCTGGCGGCCCAGGGGCGGCTGGCCGAGGTGCGGCTGGAGGGCGCCCCCAAGCCCGGGGTGCGGCAGGTCGAGTGTGACCAGGGGCGGTTACGGTTGCGTTGTGAACAGCGGGTGGTGCGCTTGGCGGGTGAAGGGGTGGAGGTGTCAGTGCAGGTATTCGACCGGGATCGGGAGGGCGGGGCGTTGGCGCGGTTGCAGACGGTGATGGTGGTGGGGGGCTGA
- a CDS encoding SMI1/KNR4 family protein — protein sequence MTIQGLVNVLTPPGSPFESGHGKRWPKFEGEIAFPADYIEFINVYGSGRIADFVVIFNPFSNDEGTNFFEQFKQVLEDFRFLEASGGCYNYVVYPEAEGLIPVGVTDNGDYLFWVFDADINSDEWLTAMVSARSPEAEYFNCGLGRLLESVLSGEVKAKSLPDCFPGLIDFEPL from the coding sequence ATGACCATTCAAGGTTTGGTGAACGTGTTGACGCCACCGGGTTCACCCTTCGAATCAGGGCACGGAAAGCGATGGCCGAAGTTCGAGGGGGAAATAGCGTTCCCGGCGGATTATATTGAATTCATAAATGTCTATGGTTCCGGGCGAATTGCGGATTTTGTAGTGATATTTAATCCGTTCAGTAACGACGAAGGGACTAATTTCTTTGAGCAGTTCAAGCAGGTCCTGGAGGATTTCCGTTTCTTGGAGGCGTCAGGGGGTTGCTATAACTATGTCGTGTATCCCGAGGCGGAGGGGCTGATCCCCGTAGGGGTGACGGATAATGGCGATTATCTTTTCTGGGTGTTTGATGCCGACATCAATAGTGATGAATGGCTGACTGCAATGGTTTCAGCCAGGTCGCCTGAAGCTGAGTATTTTAATTGTGGTTTAGGCCGTCTGCTGGAGAGCGTTCTCAGTGGCGAGGTGAAGGCTAAATCGTTGCCTGATTGTTTTCCTGGGTTGATTGATTTTGAGCCGTTATGA
- a CDS encoding DUF7716 domain-containing protein, which translates to MSGFELNKIYRIEEVVQWVRNREDRQHTYALYSERDADELMQGMRVLVGETPSFGEDDNEVMPLVVQTLGFEFCYACDQFQDVIDLAVSQDASVSTPTLIECLNHYANYDDFLDVFP; encoded by the coding sequence ATGAGTGGTTTTGAGCTCAACAAAATCTACCGGATCGAGGAAGTTGTTCAGTGGGTAAGGAACAGGGAAGACAGGCAGCATACCTACGCGCTCTACAGTGAGCGGGACGCGGATGAGCTGATGCAGGGGATGAGGGTGCTTGTGGGGGAAACCCCCTCTTTTGGCGAGGACGACAATGAAGTCATGCCGCTAGTTGTGCAGACGCTTGGGTTTGAGTTCTGCTACGCGTGCGATCAATTCCAGGATGTCATCGACCTGGCCGTGTCGCAGGATGCAAGTGTGAGCACGCCCACGTTGATCGAATGCTTGAACCACTACGCCAACTATGACGATTTTCTGGACGTTTTTCCTTGA
- the gspK gene encoding type II secretion system minor pseudopilin GspK, with product MARQDGMAVISALLIAAVVAVIAAGMIERQGLLTRQVENRQLAVQGQWALQGGLQLSRQLLAEQRLRDPLVRAGQPWTRPLPDMAAGNVVFAGQLEDEQGKFNLRNLVVDGRVDAEALATFQRLCALIGVEARLASAISERVIDSYPRQPASPVAPQQAGFDSGRLTSPASASAALPARQPMIGSLDALASLKGMNTQSLQRLRRFVTLLPALTWVNGNTASAEVLAAQVPGLSLQQAAALVAERDGGRWFVNRGDFVNRLRMPQLAQANVRVGINSDWFRLHGQARQGQRVLRMQALLRQREGRLPDVVWTRVGA from the coding sequence ATGGCGCGCCAGGACGGCATGGCGGTGATCAGCGCCTTGCTGATCGCCGCAGTGGTGGCGGTGATCGCCGCCGGGATGATCGAGCGCCAGGGCCTTTTGACCCGGCAGGTGGAGAACCGCCAACTGGCGGTGCAGGGGCAGTGGGCGTTGCAGGGGGGCTTGCAACTGAGCCGGCAGTTGCTGGCTGAGCAACGCCTGCGCGATCCGCTGGTGCGCGCTGGCCAGCCCTGGACGCGGCCGTTGCCGGACATGGCGGCGGGCAATGTGGTATTCGCCGGCCAGTTGGAAGACGAGCAGGGCAAGTTCAACCTGCGCAACCTGGTGGTCGATGGCCGGGTCGACGCTGAGGCGCTGGCGACCTTCCAGCGGCTGTGCGCGCTGATCGGTGTCGAGGCGCGGCTGGCCTCGGCCATCAGCGAGCGGGTGATCGACAGCTATCCCCGGCAACCGGCCAGCCCGGTGGCGCCGCAACAGGCCGGTTTCGACAGCGGCCGCCTGACGTCGCCCGCCAGTGCCAGTGCAGCACTGCCGGCCAGGCAGCCGATGATAGGCAGCCTCGATGCCCTGGCCTCGCTCAAGGGCATGAACACACAATCCCTGCAGCGCTTGCGCCGGTTCGTCACGCTGTTGCCGGCGCTCACCTGGGTCAATGGCAATACCGCCAGCGCCGAGGTGCTCGCCGCCCAGGTGCCGGGGCTGTCACTGCAACAGGCGGCCGCGCTGGTGGCCGAGCGCGATGGCGGGCGCTGGTTCGTCAACCGTGGCGACTTCGTCAACCGCCTGCGCATGCCGCAGCTGGCGCAGGCCAATGTGCGGGTGGGGATCAACAGCGACTGGTTCCGCCTGCATGGCCAGGCGCGCCAGGGGCAACGAGTGCTGCGCATGCAGGCGCTGCTGCGCCAGCGCGAGGGGCGCTTGCCGGATGTGGTCTGGACACGGGTGGGCGCATGA
- a CDS encoding DUF6881 domain-containing protein — translation MRFLKVKWNHAHADEPHLIFQEVDGGSWETRKVELFKGGAVCGYASKAADVGDSILSDQPIPSIEAINASGEFDAEPITQEAFERVWVWAINAQGLQA, via the coding sequence ATGAGGTTTCTCAAGGTTAAGTGGAATCATGCGCATGCCGATGAGCCGCACCTGATATTCCAAGAGGTGGACGGTGGCTCCTGGGAGACCAGGAAGGTCGAGTTATTCAAAGGTGGGGCAGTGTGTGGTTATGCATCCAAGGCGGCAGATGTGGGCGATTCGATTTTGAGTGACCAACCCATCCCGAGCATTGAGGCAATCAATGCGTCTGGCGAGTTCGACGCAGAACCCATCACGCAAGAGGCATTTGAGAGGGTCTGGGTATGGGCAATCAATGCTCAAGGGCTGCAAGCGTGA